The following nucleotide sequence is from Aneurinibacillus soli.
TTCGTGCGGGTGGATTTGCTGGCTTCGGTATCGACTATAAAGACCATGGCTACCAGTTAGGCTTAATGGCAATTAAAGTTCTGAAAGGCGAAACAAAACCAGGCGATATGCCGGTTGAGTACCCGAAAGAGCTGAAATTTGTTGTTAATAAAGAAGCGGCTGCGAACGAAGGAATTGATCTGGCGAAATTCAAGCCGATTCTTGATAAATACAAAGCAACCTATGTAGAAAAAACAGAAAAGAAATAAGTATGCAAAAAGAGGACAGGCGATGGTGCCAGTCTTCTTTTTTCTTGGATAAAAGTTAAAATTTTGAAACAAAAAGACGATGTAGAACGTAAAAGAAATAACGAGGAAGAGAGGAGGAGTCTCATGATCACGCTGTACATGGGATGTCTGGTAGCAGGGGTTCTATTTGCGGTTGTCATGCTTTTGTTTGGGGACTGGCTAGATGGAATCGTGGACAGTCTTCATGTTATACAGCCAACTTCGTTGATAGTCGGACTGACTGTATTTGGTGGGGCCGGTGTGATGCTACTTCGCTACACGGAAATGGGGAGCGAGGCCGTATGTATGGCTTCCATCCTGCTTGCTATTTTTTCAGCTTTTTTCATGTACTTTCTTTATGTACGACCGATGCAGAACGCGGAGAATTCAACCGGATTCTCGATCCAGGACCTGGCGGGACGGGTGGGAGATGTCCTCACGCCGATTCCGGCTGGTGGGTATGGTGAAGTTCTGGTGCGGTTCGGCGCGGGAAATGTTGCACATACGGCAGCTGGATTGAATGGGGAAGCCATTGAGGAAGGCGCACGTGTGTTAGTAATCGAAGCAAGAGACGGTACGTTGTATGTAATCCACTATGATGAGATATGAGGGGACGAAAATATGTCAGAGTTTTTAGTAATACCAGCAATTATCGTAGTCGTGATTCTTATGGTTGGTGTTGCATTTTGGGCGCGCTACAAGACGGTAAGCCCGGATGAAGGAATGATTGTTACAGGCTCGTTTCTCGGAAGCAAAAATGTCATGACCGATGAATCCGGGCGTAGCATTAAGATTGTGCGGGGTGGAGGGGCGTTTATTTTGCCGGTTTTTCAGCAGGCGGAGTTTATTTCGCTTCTGTCGCATAAGCTTGATATCTCAACGCCAGAAGTGTATACGGAGCAGGGGGTTCCGGTTATGGCCGATGGGGTAGCCATTATCAAAATTGGCGGTTCGATTGAAGATATCTCTACCGCAGCAGAGCAGTTCCTTGGCAAACCAATTGAGGCGTTAAAAGGCGAAGCACAGGAGGTTCTCGAAGGGCATCTGCGCTCGATTCTTGGCTCTATGACGGTAGAAGAAGTATACCGCAATCGTGACCGTTTCGCACAGGAAGTACAGGGAGTGGCGGCCAAAGATTTGCGCAAGATGGGCCTGCAAATTGTTTCCTTCACGATTAAAGATGTACGGGATAAACATGGCTATCTCGATGCACTTGGTAAACCTCGAATTGCAGCAGTCAAGCGGGATGCGGATATTGCGGAAGCGGAAGCCGTGCGGGATTCGCGTATCAAAAAAGCATTAGCCGAAGAAGAAGGGCAAAAGGCAGAGCTGTTGCGTGATACGAATATTGCGGAAGCCGAGAAGTCAAAAGAGTTAAAAGTAGCCGCATTCAAGCGCGAACAGGATACGGCACGTGCTGAAGCAGATCAGGCATATTCCATTCAGGAAGCACGTGCGAAGCAGCAGGTTGTAGAAGAGCAGATGCAGGTGGAGATTGTGCGCAAAGAGCGGGAGATTGATCTCGAAGAAAAAGAGATTATCCGCCGGGAAAAGCAGTACGATTCAGAAGTAAAGAAGAAAGC
It contains:
- a CDS encoding NfeD family protein; its protein translation is MITLYMGCLVAGVLFAVVMLLFGDWLDGIVDSLHVIQPTSLIVGLTVFGGAGVMLLRYTEMGSEAVCMASILLAIFSAFFMYFLYVRPMQNAENSTGFSIQDLAGRVGDVLTPIPAGGYGEVLVRFGAGNVAHTAAGLNGEAIEEGARVLVIEARDGTLYVIHYDEI
- a CDS encoding flotillin family protein, translated to MSEFLVIPAIIVVVILMVGVAFWARYKTVSPDEGMIVTGSFLGSKNVMTDESGRSIKIVRGGGAFILPVFQQAEFISLLSHKLDISTPEVYTEQGVPVMADGVAIIKIGGSIEDISTAAEQFLGKPIEALKGEAQEVLEGHLRSILGSMTVEEVYRNRDRFAQEVQGVAAKDLRKMGLQIVSFTIKDVRDKHGYLDALGKPRIAAVKRDADIAEAEAVRDSRIKKALAEEEGQKAELLRDTNIAEAEKSKELKVAAFKREQDTARAEADQAYSIQEARAKQQVVEEQMQVEIVRKEREIDLEEKEIIRREKQYDSEVKKKADADRYAVEQAAEAEKAKQMREADARKYRIEAEATALAEQKRLEGQALADAERARGTAEAEVIRLRGLAEAEAKEKLAEAFQKFGEAAVLDIIVKMLPELAGKVAEPMKGIDKLTVVDTGNGAGATRVSNYVTSLMATAPQMVKDVSGLDLGELIQNLTRKAPVQSESRELPKPSDSLNEG